The Apodemus sylvaticus chromosome 22, mApoSyl1.1, whole genome shotgun sequence genome includes a region encoding these proteins:
- the Iscu gene encoding iron-sulfur cluster assembly enzyme ISCU — protein MAAAGAGRLRRAASALLLRSPRLPARELSAPARLYHKKVVDHYENPRNVGSLDKTSKNVGTGLVGAPACGDVMKLQIQVDEKGKIVDARFKTFGCGSAIASSSLATEWVKGKTVEEALTIKNTDIAKELCLPPVKLHCSMLAEDAIKAALADYKLKQESKKEEPEKQ, from the exons ATGGCGGCGGCTGGAGCGGGCCGTCTGAGGCGGGCGGCGTCCGCGCTGCTGCTCCGGAGCCCGCGCCTGCCCGCCCGGGAGCTGTCGGCTCCAGCCAGGCTCTACCACAAGAAG GTTGTGGATCATTATGAAAACCCGAGGAACGTGGGGTCCCTTGACAAGACCTCTAAAAATGTTGGGACCGGATTGGTGGGAGCTCCGGCATGCGGTGACGTCATGAAATTGCAG atCCAGGTGGATGAAAAGGGCAAGATTGTGGATGCCAGATTCAAAACATTTGGCTGCGGCTCCGCCATTGCCTCCAGCTCCTTAGCCACAGAGTGGGTAAAGGGGAAAACG GTGGAGGAAGCCCTGACCATCAAAAACACAGACATCGCCAAGGAGCTCTGCCTGCCGCCTGTGAAACTGCACTGCTCCA TGCTGGCAGAAGACGCCATCAAGGCTGCCCTGGCTGATTACAAACTGAAACAGGAGTCCAAGAAGGAAGAGCCAGAGAAGCAGTGA